A region from the Methanofollis liminatans DSM 4140 genome encodes:
- the thsA gene encoding thermosome subunit alpha, producing the protein MLAGQPIVVLRDNVERTRGHEAQQSNILAAKAIASAVRTTLGPRGMDKMLVSSSGDVTITNDGATILRELSVQHPGAKMMVEVAETQDDEVGDGTTTACILGGAMMERAGVMLAKEIHPTVIAHGYRMGMEKALEILKDLTITVTPEDREILLQIASTSMTGKSIESVKEKVAGIIVDAVKSIAEEKDGKLVIDEDDVMVTKEVGETMNDAELVKGVVINKKRVSDGMPRKVVGAKVALLAQPLEITKTQVKSKIKISGSEQLAAFGEQERESLKKLADAVRDAGANVVFCQKGIADAVQYYLAKYGIFAVEDVKENDMKFMAKAVGGVIVNKVHELSPEVLGTAGYVEQVEDAELVKIAECTNPKAVTILLRGSTQHLIDELERAVEDARRVVQDALEDRTFVVGGGSVETEMMLKIREYAATVGGRIQIALEAFADVFEEVPKTLAENSGFDPIDKVVALKQAHAQGQKYAGLNVYTGEIIDMKEERVFEPARVKKQAIMSAAEMASMLIRVDDMFVTVKKGPGAGPMA; encoded by the coding sequence ATGCTTGCTGGACAGCCAATCGTAGTATTAAGAGATAATGTAGAGCGCACCCGGGGCCACGAGGCCCAGCAGTCCAATATTCTTGCGGCAAAAGCAATCGCCTCGGCCGTCAGGACGACCCTCGGCCCCCGCGGCATGGACAAGATGCTCGTTTCCTCAAGTGGGGACGTCACGATCACCAACGACGGCGCGACGATCCTTCGCGAGCTCTCGGTCCAGCACCCCGGCGCGAAGATGATGGTCGAGGTCGCCGAGACCCAGGACGACGAGGTCGGCGACGGAACCACCACCGCCTGCATCCTCGGCGGAGCGATGATGGAGCGGGCCGGCGTGATGCTTGCCAAGGAGATCCACCCGACGGTCATCGCCCACGGCTACCGCATGGGCATGGAGAAGGCTCTTGAGATCCTCAAAGACCTCACCATCACCGTCACCCCTGAGGACCGCGAGATCCTCCTCCAGATCGCCTCCACCTCGATGACCGGCAAGTCGATCGAGTCGGTGAAGGAGAAGGTCGCCGGGATCATCGTCGATGCGGTGAAGAGCATCGCCGAGGAGAAGGACGGCAAACTCGTCATCGACGAGGACGACGTGATGGTCACCAAGGAGGTCGGCGAGACGATGAACGACGCCGAACTCGTAAAGGGCGTCGTCATCAACAAGAAGCGGGTCTCAGACGGCATGCCGCGGAAGGTTGTCGGAGCGAAGGTCGCCCTCCTTGCCCAGCCCCTGGAGATCACCAAGACCCAGGTGAAGTCGAAGATCAAGATCTCGGGGTCGGAGCAGCTCGCCGCCTTCGGCGAACAGGAGCGCGAGAGCCTGAAGAAACTCGCGGACGCCGTCAGGGACGCCGGCGCCAATGTCGTGTTCTGCCAGAAGGGCATCGCCGACGCCGTCCAGTATTACCTTGCGAAGTACGGCATCTTCGCCGTTGAGGACGTCAAGGAGAATGACATGAAGTTCATGGCAAAGGCGGTCGGCGGTGTGATCGTGAACAAGGTCCATGAACTCTCCCCTGAAGTGCTCGGCACGGCTGGATATGTCGAGCAGGTCGAGGACGCCGAGCTCGTGAAGATTGCCGAGTGCACGAACCCGAAGGCGGTCACCATCCTGCTGCGCGGCTCGACCCAGCACCTGATCGACGAACTGGAGCGCGCCGTCGAGGACGCCCGGCGGGTCGTTCAGGACGCCCTCGAAGACCGGACCTTTGTCGTCGGCGGCGGCTCGGTCGAGACCGAGATGATGCTTAAGATCCGCGAGTATGCGGCGACCGTCGGCGGCCGGATCCAGATCGCCCTTGAGGCCTTCGCCGATGTCTTCGAGGAGGTTCCAAAGACCCTTGCAGAGAACTCGGGCTTCGACCCGATCGACAAGGTGGTCGCCCTCAAGCAGGCCCATGCACAGGGCCAGAAGTACGCCGGGCTCAACGTCTACACCGGCGAGATCATCGACATGAAGGAGGAGCGCGTCTTCGAGCCCGCCCGCGTGAAGAAGCAGGCGATCATGTCGGCCGCCGAGATGGCGAGCATGCTCATCCGCGTCGACGATATGTTTGTGACGGTCAAGAAGGGTCCGGGTGCAGGCCCGATGGCCTGA
- a CDS encoding orotate phosphoribosyltransferase-like protein, giving the protein MTSLDELINKAQILLSDGHSPEQIGDELSLSMETVTWLLTQQRGEEAPKDVHIDWTATSADARMLDLTTEMMIRRYEIAVEEGQIPLRSGEADFDTVVGISLSGVPVATLIARGTGTRLAIYHPAKHSPAQKKVGSVSGSFASVAGRSCIIVDDVITTGKTLHEVVEYLRSHGAKPIAIWVLFDKRGVKAVEGVPVFPLYTVSRID; this is encoded by the coding sequence ATGACTTCCCTCGACGAACTGATCAATAAGGCGCAGATCCTCCTCTCGGACGGCCATAGCCCCGAACAGATCGGTGATGAACTCTCCCTCTCGATGGAGACGGTGACCTGGCTGTTGACCCAGCAGCGGGGGGAGGAGGCGCCCAAGGACGTGCACATCGACTGGACGGCGACGAGCGCCGACGCCCGGATGCTCGACCTGACGACCGAGATGATGATACGCCGCTACGAGATCGCCGTCGAGGAAGGGCAGATTCCCCTCAGATCAGGTGAGGCGGACTTTGATACGGTCGTCGGCATATCGCTCTCCGGTGTCCCGGTGGCGACCCTCATCGCCCGGGGGACCGGGACGCGCCTTGCCATCTATCACCCGGCAAAGCACAGCCCGGCTCAGAAAAAGGTCGGTTCGGTTTCGGGGAGTTTCGCATCGGTCGCAGGGCGGTCCTGCATCATCGTCGACGACGTGATTACCACCGGCAAGACGCTCCACGAAGTCGTCGAGTATCTGCGCTCGCATGGGGCTAAACCGATCGCCATCTGGGTGCTCTTCGACAAGCGGGGAGTAAAAGCGGTCGAGGGTGTCCCGGTCTTCCCGCTCTATACCGTATCCAGGATCGACTGA
- a CDS encoding NOB1 family endonuclease, with product MKAVLDATAFFVERPVEGALFTTPEVVAELVDLRAKCRYEALLATGLTVSGASAGALERARRAAEKSRDIGVLSPTDLSVLALALDIGGVIYTDDFALQNAAIVLGVGTEPLQQRRAVRVRWKYRCSGCGRYADHEGECMVCGAAIRRTRR from the coding sequence ATGAAGGCGGTGCTGGACGCCACGGCGTTCTTTGTGGAGCGGCCGGTGGAGGGGGCTCTCTTCACGACCCCTGAAGTCGTTGCCGAGCTCGTCGATCTCAGGGCGAAGTGCCGGTACGAGGCGCTGCTTGCAACCGGACTCACCGTTTCGGGAGCGTCGGCCGGGGCCCTGGAACGGGCCAGACGTGCGGCGGAGAAGAGCCGCGACATCGGGGTGCTTTCACCGACCGATCTCTCGGTGCTCGCCCTCGCCCTCGATATCGGGGGCGTCATCTACACCGACGATTTCGCCCTTCAGAACGCGGCGATCGTTCTCGGCGTCGGGACCGAGCCTCTCCAGCAGCGCCGGGCGGTGCGGGTGCGGTGGAAGTACCGCTGCTCAGGCTGCGGGCGCTACGCGGATCATGAGGGCGAGTGCATGGTCTGCGGTGCGGCGATCAGGCGGACGCGGCGGTGA
- the rtcA gene encoding RNA 3'-terminal phosphate cyclase produces MLEIDGSFGEGGGQVVRTAVALSALTETPVRIRKIRAGRPKPGLAAQHCTAVRAVALACGAALEGCSAGSDTLVFEPGEIRRTTIALDIGTAGSIPLVLQAWLPVALVHGGSITLTGGTEVEKSPTIDYFMQVFLPLLRAHGAEVRVEVRARGYYPAGGGVVHVTAGPSALAPIDPARLPNEQGIVSCTQNLPDHVADRQASAASAVLPDFPVTIDRRTGRSTGTSVTAWAGAKGASALGRLGLPAERVGRAAAEGLLAACAAPGAVDEHLADQLLVYLALSGGRYTAPTASSHALTACSLLSTFGYEIAVSGTSPAVFSA; encoded by the coding sequence ATGTTAGAGATCGACGGATCCTTCGGGGAAGGGGGAGGGCAGGTAGTGCGGACCGCCGTCGCCCTCTCGGCGCTGACGGAAACGCCGGTGCGGATCAGAAAGATCCGGGCGGGACGGCCGAAACCCGGCCTCGCGGCCCAGCACTGCACGGCGGTGCGGGCGGTCGCCCTCGCCTGCGGTGCGGCGCTTGAAGGGTGCTCGGCCGGCAGCGACACCCTTGTATTCGAGCCCGGGGAGATCAGGCGCACGACGATCGCCCTCGATATCGGCACGGCCGGCAGCATCCCCCTGGTGCTGCAGGCATGGCTCCCGGTGGCGCTGGTGCACGGCGGGTCGATCACGCTCACCGGCGGGACCGAGGTCGAGAAGAGCCCGACGATCGACTATTTTATGCAGGTATTTCTCCCCCTGCTCAGGGCCCACGGGGCTGAGGTCCGGGTGGAGGTGCGGGCCCGCGGCTATTATCCGGCCGGCGGTGGCGTGGTGCATGTGACGGCCGGGCCATCTGCACTCGCTCCGATCGATCCGGCCCGCCTCCCGAATGAGCAGGGGATCGTCTCCTGCACCCAGAACCTGCCTGACCATGTGGCGGACCGGCAGGCGTCCGCGGCGTCCGCCGTGCTCCCGGATTTTCCGGTGACGATCGACCGCCGGACCGGGAGGAGCACGGGAACGTCGGTGACTGCATGGGCCGGGGCGAAGGGGGCGTCGGCCCTCGGGCGGCTGGGGCTGCCTGCCGAACGTGTCGGGCGGGCTGCGGCCGAAGGGCTTCTTGCCGCCTGTGCGGCGCCGGGCGCGGTCGACGAGCACCTTGCCGACCAGCTCCTCGTCTACCTCGCCCTGAGCGGCGGGAGGTACACGGCCCCGACCGCCTCAAGCCATGCCCTGACCGCCTGCTCCCTGCTCTCAACATTCGGCTACGAGATCGCCGTCTCAGGCACCTCCCCGGCGGTGTTCTCGGCATGA
- a CDS encoding ribose-phosphate diphosphokinase — MKVVCTEKSQILAVRIADHLGVQAVETRFSQFPDGELYLQVAGPLDDETVIVGSVTDNDAFIQLMLLIDACEATTNTLVIPYMGYARQDKKFRDGEPVSARVAARALSRGVSDVITVNIHEKEIARYFDAAAHDLSLAADVGEYIKGRGFADPLILAPDSGAADFAMEIASEGGWQADYLKKTRLSGEEVRMEPKTFDVKGREVVIVDDIISTGGTLATATKMLYDQGAYAVHAACVHGVFTGGAYVRLRAAGVKSLVCSDTIERACSAFTAANRIAEALKKC; from the coding sequence ATGAAGGTCGTATGCACAGAAAAATCACAGATTCTCGCCGTTCGGATCGCCGACCACCTCGGGGTGCAGGCGGTCGAGACCCGCTTCTCTCAGTTTCCTGACGGTGAACTCTACCTGCAGGTGGCCGGCCCGCTGGATGACGAGACCGTGATCGTCGGGAGCGTCACCGATAATGACGCCTTTATCCAGCTGATGCTCCTTATCGATGCCTGCGAGGCGACGACGAATACGCTTGTTATCCCGTACATGGGATATGCACGGCAGGATAAGAAGTTCAGGGACGGGGAACCGGTGAGCGCCCGTGTTGCGGCACGGGCCCTCTCCCGCGGGGTAAGCGATGTGATCACGGTCAACATCCATGAGAAGGAGATCGCCCGGTACTTCGATGCGGCGGCACATGATCTCTCTCTTGCTGCCGATGTCGGGGAGTACATCAAAGGGCGGGGTTTTGCCGATCCCCTGATCCTTGCCCCTGACAGCGGTGCGGCGGATTTCGCGATGGAGATCGCTTCTGAGGGCGGATGGCAGGCCGATTACCTGAAAAAGACCCGGCTATCCGGGGAAGAGGTGCGGATGGAGCCGAAGACCTTCGACGTGAAGGGGAGAGAGGTTGTCATCGTCGACGACATCATCTCGACCGGAGGGACGCTCGCCACGGCGACGAAGATGCTCTACGATCAGGGGGCGTATGCCGTGCACGCCGCCTGCGTCCACGGGGTCTTCACTGGCGGGGCTTATGTCCGTCTGCGGGCGGCCGGGGTGAAGAGCCTCGTCTGCTCGGACACGATCGAGCGGGCGTGCTCGGCGTTCACGGCGGCAAACCGCATCGCCGAAGCGCTGAAGAAATGTTAG
- the lonB gene encoding ATP-dependent protease LonB, whose translation MRSEEDVLQGYDVSSSSEITVPPRLIDQVIGQENAVEVIKKAATQRRHVMMIGNPGTGKSMLAKAMAELLPKEELKDILVYPNLDDSNNPIIRTVASGRGKQIVAAHKAEAGKRKQMRNTLIMLLIFGIIGYALISGQWLMGIIAAAFIFMALQYSRPREEAMIPKLLVSSEPNAVAPFIDGTGSHAGALLGDVRHDPFQSGGLETPAHDRVEAGAIHRSNGGVLFIDEINTLTPHSQQNLLTALQEGEFPITGQSERSSGAMVRTEPVPCRFIMVAAGNLDAVQGMHPALRSRIRGYGYEVYMQDTMLDTPENRVKFVRFIAQEVKNDGKIPHFDRSAIEEVIREGQRRSNRKGHLTLKLRDMGGLIRVAGDIARQEGADMTTAEHVLKAKQSARSIEQQISDEYITRIRDYDLSVVTGTQIGRVNGLAVMGSDSGSILPIVAEVTPSQGANGTVIATGLLKEIAKESIQNVSAILKKFTGRDIRNMDVHVQFIGTYSGVEGDSASISVATAVISAIEGIPVKQDVAMTGSLSVRGDVLPIGGVTYKIEAAAKAGIKTVIIPKANFGDVLIEDRYRTMVEIIPVEHIEEVLEVALVPQNREVFLNKLKKLAAEPAKVFESSTGAAGSHSAA comes from the coding sequence ATGAGATCCGAGGAAGACGTCCTCCAGGGCTATGATGTCTCGAGTTCCTCCGAGATCACCGTGCCCCCCAGACTGATCGATCAGGTGATCGGTCAGGAGAACGCCGTGGAGGTGATAAAGAAGGCCGCCACCCAGCGCCGACATGTGATGATGATCGGCAACCCCGGTACAGGCAAGTCGATGCTGGCGAAAGCGATGGCCGAACTCCTCCCCAAAGAGGAACTCAAGGACATCCTTGTCTACCCGAACCTCGATGACTCGAACAACCCGATCATCAGGACGGTGGCTTCGGGGAGGGGCAAGCAGATCGTTGCCGCCCACAAAGCCGAGGCAGGGAAACGCAAACAGATGCGCAACACCCTGATAATGCTCCTCATATTCGGCATCATCGGCTACGCCCTCATATCGGGCCAGTGGCTGATGGGCATCATCGCCGCCGCCTTCATCTTCATGGCCCTCCAGTACTCGAGGCCGCGTGAAGAGGCGATGATCCCCAAACTCCTCGTCTCCAGCGAGCCCAACGCCGTCGCCCCCTTCATCGACGGCACCGGGTCGCACGCCGGGGCCCTTCTCGGCGACGTGCGCCACGACCCCTTCCAGTCAGGCGGGCTCGAGACCCCGGCCCACGACCGGGTCGAGGCCGGCGCCATCCACCGCTCGAACGGCGGCGTGCTCTTCATCGACGAGATCAACACCTTAACCCCGCACTCCCAGCAGAACCTGCTCACGGCCCTGCAGGAAGGGGAGTTCCCGATCACCGGCCAGTCAGAGCGGTCGAGCGGGGCGATGGTCAGGACAGAACCGGTCCCCTGCCGCTTCATCATGGTTGCGGCCGGCAACCTGGACGCCGTGCAGGGGATGCACCCGGCGTTGCGCTCCCGTATCAGGGGCTACGGCTACGAGGTGTATATGCAGGACACGATGCTCGACACCCCTGAGAACCGCGTGAAGTTTGTCAGGTTTATTGCGCAGGAGGTGAAGAACGACGGGAAGATCCCGCACTTCGACCGGAGCGCGATCGAAGAGGTGATCAGGGAAGGGCAGCGCCGGTCCAACCGGAAGGGGCACCTGACCCTGAAACTCCGTGACATGGGCGGGCTGATCCGGGTCGCCGGCGATATCGCCCGCCAGGAAGGCGCCGACATGACGACCGCCGAGCATGTGCTCAAGGCGAAGCAGTCTGCCCGCTCGATCGAGCAGCAGATCTCAGACGAGTACATCACGCGGATCCGGGACTACGACCTCTCCGTCGTTACCGGCACGCAGATCGGGCGGGTGAACGGCCTTGCCGTGATGGGCAGCGACTCGGGTTCGATCCTGCCGATCGTCGCCGAGGTCACCCCGTCGCAGGGGGCGAACGGGACGGTGATCGCCACCGGCCTGTTAAAGGAGATCGCAAAGGAATCGATCCAGAACGTCTCGGCGATCCTGAAGAAGTTCACCGGCCGGGACATCAGGAACATGGACGTGCACGTCCAGTTCATCGGCACCTACAGCGGCGTCGAGGGTGACTCGGCATCCATATCGGTGGCGACCGCCGTCATCTCGGCGATCGAGGGCATCCCGGTGAAGCAGGACGTGGCGATGACCGGCTCCCTCTCTGTCCGCGGCGACGTCCTGCCCATCGGCGGCGTCACCTACAAGATCGAGGCGGCCGCCAAGGCCGGGATCAAGACCGTGATCATCCCGAAGGCGAACTTCGGGGACGTGTTGATCGAGGACCGGTACCGCACGATGGTGGAGATCATCCCGGTGGAGCATATCGAGGAGGTGCTCGAAGTGGCGCTCGTCCCGCAGAACCGTGAGGTCTTCCTGAACAAACTGAAAAAACTTGCCGCGGAACCGGCGAAGGTCTTTGAGTCCTCCACCGGTGCCGCCGGCAGCCATTCGGCGGCATAA
- a CDS encoding TldD/PmbA family protein encodes MHNLRYYDIRHVRGSSTHIDIDNGVVESAGTSFFDHAVVRVLGEKGWGILTLENLDPDGPVEALIREALDLARITEDPVDLADAPRQILPVPAVGEDPRDVSLEEKTHLLAGIEGTARIPGIVNTRARYSETIEEVRFLDSSGVEFSYEIPRCGFSVMAVAARKGEMQMGRESLHTIRGLNLRHREEMGVKAANTAVALLDARAAKGGRMRAVLDPELAGVFAHEAIGHASEGDLVREGNSVLAGRTGEVIGSPTITIVDDPTLPEFGFEPVDAEGVSVGRTELIRNGRVNAYMHSRQTLAAVGNGRAGHARASAGDPPLVRMSNTFIEEGDAAYDEIIAECRSGILLKGSRGGQVDPGRGVFQFNAEYGYIIEDGALGAMVRDVSLSGEILGTLHAIALVGNDRAMHQGYCGKGGQSVPVSDGSPHILLEDAVVGGSGTD; translated from the coding sequence ATGCATAATCTCCGCTATTACGATATTCGCCACGTCCGCGGCTCCTCGACCCATATCGACATCGACAACGGTGTGGTCGAGTCGGCGGGCACCAGTTTTTTCGACCATGCGGTCGTCAGGGTGCTCGGGGAGAAGGGGTGGGGAATCCTCACCCTCGAAAACCTCGATCCCGACGGTCCGGTTGAGGCGCTGATCAGGGAGGCGCTCGACCTTGCCCGGATCACCGAGGACCCGGTGGACCTCGCCGACGCTCCGCGCCAGATCCTGCCGGTGCCGGCGGTGGGCGAGGACCCCCGCGATGTCTCGCTCGAAGAGAAAACGCACCTTCTGGCCGGGATCGAGGGGACCGCCCGCATCCCCGGCATCGTGAACACGCGGGCCAGGTATAGCGAGACGATCGAAGAGGTCAGGTTCCTCGACTCGTCGGGTGTGGAGTTCTCCTACGAGATTCCCAGATGCGGATTCTCGGTGATGGCCGTTGCGGCCAGGAAGGGAGAGATGCAGATGGGACGCGAGAGCCTGCACACCATCCGCGGCCTCAACCTCCGCCACCGCGAAGAGATGGGCGTGAAAGCGGCAAATACCGCCGTCGCCCTCCTCGATGCGAGGGCGGCGAAAGGGGGACGGATGCGGGCGGTGCTCGACCCTGAACTCGCGGGTGTCTTTGCTCACGAGGCGATCGGCCATGCGAGCGAGGGCGACCTCGTCAGAGAAGGCAACTCCGTCCTCGCCGGCAGGACCGGCGAGGTGATCGGCAGCCCGACCATCACGATCGTCGACGATCCCACCCTCCCTGAGTTCGGGTTCGAACCGGTGGACGCCGAGGGCGTCTCAGTCGGCCGGACCGAACTGATCAGAAACGGACGGGTGAACGCCTACATGCACTCGCGCCAGACGCTGGCGGCGGTGGGAAACGGCCGCGCCGGCCATGCCCGCGCCAGTGCCGGCGATCCCCCGCTCGTGCGGATGAGCAACACCTTCATCGAGGAAGGTGACGCCGCCTACGACGAGATCATCGCCGAGTGCCGGAGCGGCATCCTGCTGAAGGGCTCACGCGGAGGGCAGGTCGATCCCGGCCGCGGCGTCTTCCAGTTCAACGCCGAGTACGGGTATATCATCGAGGACGGTGCCCTCGGGGCGATGGTGCGGGACGTCTCCCTCTCAGGCGAGATCCTGGGCACGCTCCATGCGATCGCTCTGGTCGGCAACGACCGGGCGATGCACCAGGGGTATTGCGGCAAAGGCGGGCAGAGCGTCCCGGTGAGCGACGGGTCTCCCCATATTCTCCTCGAAGATGCGGTGGTGGGTGGCAGTGGAACTGATTGA
- a CDS encoding TldD/PmbA family protein — MELIEEILRTGGEMVDEIEVYVSEAESVSAELKRTLIENAGGAKGFGIGIRVIESGRIGVSSTGSPKDWRACLEAAIASARLAHPQEWGGLPAPASLPDAPPIFDPSLSLDPDWTRSTLEEMLRGAEVHDADVTGGSASLSRSKVTIANSSGVVYEQERTSAGCSLECINEQSTGFEFDVSPFVGIDPCHTGEQAAFFAEHGVDGDEIETGDYDLVLSPVALSQFLGHVLEPALSGRNVHAGRSWLAGKVGEECIGENLSIYDDPSRCGLSSTRFDAEGVPARRIVFFENGVLQGYAYDLRTAYRYGQESTGSAVRSGPGGAPAIGVHTLVIDGARDTVDDEPAVYVHDIVGAHTANPLTGDFSVELSNPSWVEDGAFTLPVRSAMLAGNVFELLGAVAAIGKEERLVGGAVLPAVRLNKQHIIGK, encoded by the coding sequence GTGGAACTGATTGAAGAGATCCTCCGCACCGGCGGAGAGATGGTGGACGAGATCGAGGTCTATGTCTCAGAGGCGGAATCGGTCTCTGCAGAGCTGAAACGCACCCTCATCGAGAATGCCGGGGGTGCAAAAGGGTTCGGCATCGGCATCCGCGTCATCGAGAGCGGGCGCATCGGCGTCTCCAGCACCGGCAGCCCGAAAGACTGGCGGGCCTGCCTGGAGGCGGCGATCGCCAGTGCACGCCTCGCCCACCCGCAGGAGTGGGGAGGACTCCCTGCCCCTGCATCCCTGCCGGACGCCCCGCCGATCTTCGACCCCTCGCTCAGCCTCGACCCTGACTGGACGAGATCCACCCTCGAAGAGATGCTCCGCGGGGCTGAAGTCCACGACGCAGACGTGACCGGTGGTTCGGCCTCGCTCTCCCGGTCGAAGGTGACGATCGCCAACTCTTCGGGCGTCGTCTACGAACAGGAGCGCACCAGCGCCGGGTGTTCCCTGGAATGCATCAACGAGCAGTCCACCGGTTTCGAGTTCGACGTCTCTCCCTTTGTCGGGATCGATCCCTGCCACACCGGCGAACAGGCGGCATTTTTTGCCGAGCACGGCGTTGACGGCGATGAGATCGAGACCGGGGACTACGACCTCGTCCTCTCGCCGGTCGCCCTCTCCCAGTTCCTCGGCCACGTCCTCGAACCCGCCCTCTCGGGCAGGAACGTGCATGCAGGCCGGTCCTGGCTTGCCGGGAAGGTAGGTGAGGAGTGCATCGGCGAAAACCTCTCGATCTATGACGATCCCTCCCGGTGCGGCCTTTCCAGCACCCGTTTCGACGCCGAAGGCGTGCCTGCAAGACGGATCGTCTTCTTCGAGAACGGCGTTTTGCAGGGCTATGCCTACGACCTGCGCACCGCCTACCGCTACGGACAGGAGAGCACCGGATCAGCGGTCCGCAGCGGGCCCGGCGGCGCTCCTGCGATCGGCGTCCACACCCTGGTCATCGACGGGGCGCGGGACACCGTCGACGACGAGCCTGCCGTCTATGTCCACGACATCGTCGGGGCGCACACGGCCAACCCCCTCACCGGCGACTTCTCGGTCGAACTCTCCAACCCTTCATGGGTCGAAGACGGGGCGTTCACCCTTCCGGTGCGGAGCGCCATGCTGGCCGGCAACGTCTTCGAACTCCTCGGTGCGGTCGCCGCCATCGGAAAAGAGGAACGCCTCGTCGGCGGCGCCGTGCTTCCGGCGGTAAGATTAAATAAGCAGCATATCATTGGTAAATAG
- a CDS encoding pro-sigmaK processing inhibitor BofA family protein produces MIETIIAIALVIVAVGVLYYFFKQATTLIINAVVGLILLFLINYFQVTGMIGGTEIPINWATVLICALGGVIGVVLLVLLNLAGITI; encoded by the coding sequence ATGATAGAGACCATTATCGCCATCGCACTCGTGATCGTGGCTGTCGGGGTTCTGTATTATTTTTTCAAGCAGGCGACGACCCTGATCATCAACGCCGTGGTCGGGCTGATCCTCCTCTTCCTGATCAACTACTTCCAGGTGACCGGCATGATCGGCGGGACCGAGATCCCGATAAACTGGGCGACCGTCCTCATCTGCGCCCTCGGCGGTGTTATCGGCGTGGTGCTGCTCGTCCTGCTCAACCTTGCCGGGATCACCATCTGA
- a CDS encoding KaiC domain-containing protein, whose protein sequence is MNGDDEQRVQFGIEGLDSMLSGGIFEGSICSIVGTYGTGKTTFALQFIYEGLKQGEKAIFISLDERTEMIHRDILRRGWDLDTYLDKSLFVIKLDPTDFTVAVNQIKDELPQLIRSVGARRVVIDPISLFEGIFTDESTRRQELFRFIERMRDEDCTLILTSETLQNNPYASKYSLIEYMVDTVILLRYIRPSDLSEVHPAVEVVKMRGSNHSREIKPYEILKDRVQVYSEANVF, encoded by the coding sequence ATGAACGGGGACGACGAACAGAGAGTGCAGTTCGGGATCGAGGGGCTCGACTCCATGCTGAGCGGCGGGATTTTTGAAGGGTCCATCTGCTCAATCGTGGGGACCTACGGCACCGGCAAGACGACGTTTGCCCTCCAGTTCATTTATGAAGGGTTAAAACAGGGTGAGAAGGCGATCTTCATCTCGCTCGACGAACGGACCGAGATGATCCACCGGGATATCCTGCGGAGGGGATGGGACCTCGACACCTATCTGGACAAGTCCCTGTTTGTAATAAAACTCGATCCGACCGATTTCACCGTCGCCGTCAACCAGATCAAGGACGAACTGCCGCAGCTGATCCGGAGCGTCGGGGCAAGAAGGGTGGTGATCGATCCGATCTCGCTCTTCGAAGGCATTTTCACCGACGAATCGACCCGGCGGCAGGAACTCTTCAGGTTCATCGAGAGGATGCGGGACGAGGACTGCACGCTCATCCTCACCTCGGAGACCCTCCAGAACAACCCGTATGCGAGCAAGTACTCCCTCATCGAGTACATGGTCGACACCGTCATCCTTCTCCGCTATATCCGCCCCTCAGACCTCTCAGAGGTCCACCCGGCGGTCGAGGTGGTGAAGATGCGGGGATCGAACCACTCGCGCGAGATCAAGCCCTACGAGATCCTCAAAGACCGGGTGCAGGTCTATTCAGAGGCGAACGTCTTTTGA